One Halobaculum roseum DNA segment encodes these proteins:
- a CDS encoding HAD family hydrolase — protein MTLYDRLYELYAEFDTETLRAYREFVDLFPPLDSRVALDNWDEANADLADRRERIERAFGDEGDALAEVAAMADRESAFTALDLHGKYGRAPNALVLDVDETLRSAGDTDNEIPRETLHLLTEFAERGTPLVICTGQTLENVKGFLIQGLGNELVHSGDVSVVYEAGAGVFTPGSGADTKRLLYDDLAKDVRGVVDDVRDGVLREAPERVRRGCHLQGNEFNVTLKPNYETGSDDAEAVIDEAMVHLLDLVGGAAGERLDIDDGAAAARAYYAAADPEIAGAIDRAGAAADGDVPDTAATLFERLEIALYRADAAELAAAELHKAAGVEASLDVLGVDDPFVCVMGDSKSDLRVMEWAEEFDSGVAAAPEHSSQNVLEHVRSTDDLVFAPGAASDVLRTMYAWRCLADLNGE, from the coding sequence ATGACCCTCTACGACCGTCTCTACGAGCTGTACGCGGAGTTCGACACGGAGACGCTGCGGGCGTATCGCGAGTTCGTCGACCTGTTTCCCCCGCTCGACTCCCGGGTCGCGCTCGACAACTGGGACGAGGCGAACGCCGACCTCGCCGACCGCCGCGAGCGCATCGAGCGCGCCTTCGGCGACGAGGGTGACGCCCTCGCCGAGGTCGCCGCGATGGCCGACCGCGAGTCGGCGTTCACCGCGCTCGACCTCCACGGGAAGTACGGCCGCGCACCCAACGCGCTCGTGCTCGACGTGGACGAGACGCTGCGTTCGGCGGGCGACACGGACAACGAGATCCCCCGCGAGACGCTCCACCTGCTCACCGAGTTCGCCGAGCGCGGCACCCCGCTGGTGATCTGCACGGGCCAGACCCTGGAGAACGTGAAGGGATTCCTGATACAGGGGTTGGGCAACGAACTGGTCCACTCGGGCGACGTGTCCGTCGTCTACGAGGCGGGCGCGGGCGTGTTCACTCCCGGCAGCGGCGCCGACACCAAGCGCCTCCTGTACGACGACCTCGCGAAGGACGTGCGCGGCGTCGTCGACGACGTGCGCGACGGCGTGCTCCGCGAGGCGCCCGAACGCGTCCGGCGGGGCTGTCACCTCCAGGGCAACGAGTTCAACGTCACCCTCAAGCCCAACTACGAGACCGGCAGCGACGACGCCGAGGCCGTCATCGACGAGGCGATGGTCCACCTGCTCGACCTGGTCGGCGGGGCCGCGGGCGAGCGGCTCGACATCGACGACGGCGCCGCCGCCGCGCGGGCGTACTACGCCGCGGCCGACCCGGAGATCGCCGGCGCGATCGACCGGGCGGGCGCCGCCGCCGACGGCGACGTGCCGGACACCGCGGCGACGCTGTTCGAGCGCCTCGAGATCGCGCTCTACCGCGCGGACGCCGCCGAACTCGCCGCCGCCGAGCTGCACAAGGCCGCCGGCGTCGAGGCGTCGCTGGACGTGCTCGGCGTCGACGACCCGTTCGTCTGCGTCATGGGCGACTCGAAGTCCGACCTCCGGGTGATGGAGTGGGCCGAAGAATTCGACTCGGGCGTCGCGGCCGCGCCGGAACACTCCTCGCAGAACGTGCTGGAGCACGTGCGCTCGACCGACGACCTCGTGTTCGCGCCCGGCGCCGCCTCGGACGTGCTCCGGACGATGTACGCGTGGCGCTGTCTGGCGGATCTGAACGGCGAATAA
- the thiC gene encoding phosphomethylpyrimidine synthase ThiC yields the protein MPRTQLERARAGEVTPTMERVAERENRKPETVRAAVADGEAVIPANHAHDALDPMVIGADFATKVNANIGASEDASDPGEELEKLHTAVHHGADTVMDLSTGGPLAEIRGSILAHSPVPVGTVPIYEAVKRAGSPEDLTTDLLLEVIREQAEQGVDYMTIHAGVLMEHLPLTDGRITGIVSRGGSILAEWMETHGEQNPLYVAFDEICAVLGEHDVTVSLGDGLRPGSVADASDAAQFAELETLGELTERARAAGVQVMVEGPGHVPLDEVAANVERQREVCDGAPFYVLGPLVTDIAPGYDHITSAIGATEAARAGAAMLCYVTPKEHLGLPDADDVRDGLAAYRIAAHAADVANGLPGARDWDDALSAARYEFDWRRQFQLALDPDRARSFHDQTLPGDNYKEARFCSMCGAEFCSMRIDQDARDRDGEMERTGHEVDLDASPAAATNLPPAGTHDTSRTPAWPPDGVGSDDAERSTGPGDEPTEADD from the coding sequence ATGCCACGAACGCAGCTCGAACGAGCGCGCGCCGGCGAGGTGACGCCGACGATGGAGCGGGTCGCCGAGCGGGAGAACCGGAAGCCGGAGACGGTTCGCGCGGCCGTCGCCGACGGCGAGGCCGTGATCCCCGCGAACCACGCGCACGACGCGCTGGATCCGATGGTGATCGGCGCCGACTTCGCGACGAAGGTGAACGCCAACATCGGCGCGAGCGAGGACGCGAGCGATCCGGGCGAAGAGCTGGAGAAGCTCCACACGGCTGTCCACCACGGCGCCGACACGGTGATGGACCTGTCCACGGGCGGCCCGCTCGCGGAGATCCGGGGGTCGATCCTCGCACACTCGCCCGTCCCGGTCGGGACGGTCCCGATCTACGAGGCGGTGAAACGCGCCGGGTCGCCGGAGGACCTCACGACGGACCTCCTGCTGGAGGTGATCCGCGAGCAGGCCGAGCAGGGGGTCGACTACATGACGATCCACGCGGGCGTGCTGATGGAACACCTCCCCCTCACCGACGGCCGGATCACGGGGATCGTCTCCCGGGGCGGATCGATCCTCGCGGAGTGGATGGAGACCCACGGCGAGCAGAACCCGCTGTACGTCGCCTTCGACGAGATATGCGCGGTCCTCGGTGAGCACGACGTGACGGTTTCCCTGGGCGACGGGCTCCGACCCGGCAGCGTCGCGGACGCCTCCGACGCCGCGCAATTCGCCGAGCTGGAGACGCTCGGGGAGCTGACGGAGCGAGCGCGGGCGGCCGGCGTGCAGGTAATGGTCGAGGGGCCGGGGCACGTACCGCTCGACGAAGTGGCGGCGAACGTCGAACGGCAGCGCGAGGTGTGCGACGGCGCCCCCTTCTACGTGCTGGGACCGCTCGTCACCGACATCGCGCCGGGATACGACCACATCACCTCGGCCATCGGTGCGACCGAGGCGGCCCGCGCGGGCGCCGCGATGCTGTGTTACGTGACGCCCAAGGAGCACCTCGGCCTCCCCGACGCCGACGACGTGCGCGACGGACTGGCCGCCTACCGCATCGCCGCCCATGCCGCGGACGTGGCGAACGGCCTGCCCGGCGCGCGCGACTGGGACGACGCGCTCTCGGCGGCCCGCTACGAGTTCGACTGGCGCCGGCAGTTCCAGCTCGCGCTGGACCCCGACCGCGCCCGCTCCTTCCACGACCAGACGCTCCCGGGGGACAACTACAAGGAAGCCCGCTTCTGCTCGATGTGCGGCGCGGAGTTCTGCTCGATGCGGATCGACCAGGACGCGCGCGACCGCGACGGCGAGATGGAGCGGACCGGCCACGAGGTCGACCTGGACGCCTCGCCGGCCGCCGCGACGAACCTCCCGCCCGCGGGCACCCACGACACGAGCCGCACGCCCGCTTGGCCGCCCGACGGCGTGGGATCCGACGACGCCGAGCGGTCGACGGGGCCGGGAGACGAGCCGACCGAGGCCGACGACTGA
- the pyrI gene encoding aspartate carbamoyltransferase regulatory subunit, with protein sequence MSDPERELRVSKIRNGTVIDHITGGQALNVLAILGIGGDEGMGVSIGMNVPSDKLGTKDVVKVEDRELSQGEVDVLSLLAPEATVNIVREFEVVEKKRVERPERVVGLLTCPNHNCITNQDEPVESAFEVVDDGVRCEFCGEIVREDIGDHLAVH encoded by the coding sequence ATGAGCGACCCCGAGCGCGAGCTACGCGTCTCGAAGATCCGCAACGGGACCGTCATCGACCACATCACCGGCGGACAGGCGCTGAACGTCCTCGCGATCCTCGGCATCGGCGGCGACGAGGGGATGGGCGTGTCGATCGGGATGAACGTCCCCTCGGACAAGCTCGGCACGAAGGACGTGGTGAAGGTGGAGGACCGGGAGCTGAGCCAGGGCGAGGTCGACGTGCTCTCGCTGCTCGCGCCGGAGGCGACCGTCAACATCGTCCGCGAGTTCGAGGTCGTCGAGAAGAAGCGCGTCGAGCGCCCCGAGCGCGTCGTCGGGCTGCTCACCTGTCCGAACCACAACTGCATCACGAACCAGGACGAGCCGGTCGAGTCGGCCTTCGAGGTCGTCGACGACGGCGTCCGCTGTGAGTTCTGCGGGGAGATCGTCCGCGAGGACATCGGCGACCACCTCGCCGTTCACTGA
- the pyrB gene encoding aspartate carbamoyltransferase codes for MRHDHLLSAGQLTREDIEAVLDRAADFADDPGLVGDRHADRLLALCFFEPSTRTKMSFDTAMKRIGGDTVDMGSVESSSVKKGESLADTVRVIEGYADGIVLRHPSEGAAKLASQFVDVPVVNAGDGAGQHPSQTLLDLYTIRERAGLDDLTIGIMGDLKYGRTVHSLASALTNFDARMHFISPESLRLPRGVQFDLHDAGARLREHTDLDEVLGELDVLYVTRIQRERFPDENEYQQVAGEYQIDAETLERARDDLTVMHPLPRVDEIAPDVDATDHAAYFAQAHNGVPVRMALLDELLREDGGDDR; via the coding sequence ATGCGACACGACCACCTCCTCTCGGCGGGCCAGCTCACCCGGGAGGACATCGAGGCCGTCCTGGACCGCGCGGCCGACTTCGCCGACGACCCCGGGCTCGTCGGCGACCGCCACGCCGACCGGCTGCTCGCGCTGTGCTTCTTCGAGCCGAGCACGCGCACGAAGATGTCGTTCGACACCGCCATGAAGCGGATCGGCGGCGACACCGTCGACATGGGCTCCGTCGAGTCGTCGTCGGTGAAGAAGGGGGAGTCGCTGGCGGACACCGTCCGCGTCATCGAGGGGTACGCCGACGGGATCGTCCTGCGCCACCCCAGCGAGGGCGCCGCGAAGCTCGCCTCCCAGTTCGTCGACGTGCCCGTCGTCAACGCCGGCGACGGCGCGGGCCAACACCCGAGCCAGACCCTGCTGGACCTGTACACGATCCGCGAGCGGGCTGGGCTCGACGACCTCACGATCGGGATCATGGGCGACCTGAAGTACGGGCGGACGGTCCACTCGCTGGCGTCGGCGCTCACGAACTTCGACGCGCGGATGCACTTCATCAGCCCCGAGTCACTGCGGCTGCCGCGCGGGGTCCAGTTCGACCTCCACGACGCCGGCGCAAGGCTCAGGGAGCACACCGACCTCGACGAGGTGCTCGGCGAGCTGGACGTGCTGTACGTCACCCGGATCCAGCGCGAACGCTTCCCCGACGAGAACGAGTACCAGCAGGTCGCCGGCGAGTACCAGATCGACGCGGAGACGCTGGAGCGCGCCCGCGACGACCTCACCGTGATGCACCCGCTGCCCCGGGTCGACGAGATCGCCCCCGACGTGGACGCGACCGACCACGCCGCCTACTTCGCGCAGGCGCACAACGGCGTCCCGGTCCGGATGGCGCTGCTGGACGAACTCCTCCGCGAGGACGGGGGTGACGACCGATGA
- a CDS encoding dodecin family protein: MSNTAKVIELVGNSNESWEHAAQSALNDADETLEEISGIKIVSQTATVEDGQIDQYKTVLHVSFQLKR, translated from the coding sequence ATGTCAAATACTGCCAAGGTGATCGAGCTGGTCGGCAACTCGAACGAATCGTGGGAGCACGCCGCACAGAGCGCCCTGAACGACGCGGACGAGACGCTGGAGGAGATCAGCGGGATCAAGATCGTCTCGCAGACGGCGACCGTCGAGGACGGGCAGATAGACCAGTACAAGACCGTTCTGCACGTGTCCTTCCAGCTCAAGCGGTGA
- a CDS encoding rubrerythrin family protein, giving the protein MDGDRFRETVESAKSTELERLGSNKHLIALTDATLEPEAVLRAAADSEHAAHTTFAGWAADAADDDADADDEAAAELFAWLAERERDHRERVLDSLSAMGVEHDPVDGGTMHKYLRAREDPIERVAAGTVGRGLVSDRSHLQIVSFFVNEGDEGRADLFRDLRAETEEELERGLTLLADACGTDDDWERARMVAEYVVQIAYDDYADALTGMGIDVKPVC; this is encoded by the coding sequence ATGGACGGCGATCGATTCCGCGAGACCGTCGAGTCTGCGAAGTCGACCGAGCTGGAGCGACTCGGCTCGAACAAGCACCTCATCGCGCTCACCGACGCGACCCTGGAGCCCGAGGCGGTGTTGCGCGCCGCGGCCGACTCCGAGCACGCCGCCCACACCACCTTCGCCGGGTGGGCGGCGGACGCGGCGGACGACGACGCGGACGCCGACGACGAGGCCGCCGCGGAACTGTTCGCGTGGCTCGCCGAGCGCGAGCGCGACCACCGCGAGCGCGTGCTCGACTCGCTTTCGGCGATGGGCGTCGAGCACGACCCCGTCGACGGCGGCACCATGCACAAGTACCTCCGGGCGCGCGAGGACCCGATCGAGCGCGTCGCCGCCGGCACCGTCGGCCGCGGACTCGTCAGCGACCGCTCGCACCTCCAGATCGTCTCCTTTTTCGTCAACGAGGGCGACGAGGGGCGCGCCGACCTGTTTCGCGATCTGCGTGCCGAGACCGAGGAGGAACTGGAGCGCGGACTGACGCTGCTGGCGGACGCCTGCGGGACCGACGACGACTGGGAGCGCGCACGGATGGTCGCCGAGTACGTCGTGCAGATCGCCTACGACGACTACGCCGACGCGCTGACAGGGATGGGGATCGACGTGAAGCCGGTGTGTTGA
- a CDS encoding ASCH domain-containing protein encodes MAHIDASDILPNEHVQRMAAEGRVTQLHRGHAYADEGDTFEIDGTTFEVTAIERRTLGDLTDEDARAEGSEDLEAYRERLNRVHDEFEWDDGSEVVKHAFERRE; translated from the coding sequence ATGGCACACATCGACGCCTCGGATATCCTGCCGAACGAGCACGTCCAGCGGATGGCCGCCGAGGGGAGGGTCACGCAACTGCATCGCGGACACGCATACGCCGACGAGGGGGACACCTTCGAGATCGACGGCACGACGTTCGAGGTGACGGCGATCGAGCGCCGCACGCTCGGCGACCTCACCGACGAGGACGCGCGCGCCGAGGGCTCGGAGGACCTGGAGGCGTACCGGGAGCGACTGAACCGCGTCCACGACGAGTTCGAGTGGGACGACGGGAGCGAGGTCGTGAAACACGCCTTCGAGCGGCGGGAGTGA
- a CDS encoding MBL fold metallo-hydrolase, producing the protein MTDGSDSAARDAADAGSLGGDPGGELGPAALARLLRDGEPVSVLDVRDRPEFEAWHVDGRSVTARHVPHVKFVAAAATDDASDPLPDDLPEPILVVCGRGKASAEVAGDLADAGVDAVNLAGGMDAWAGTYLAEPLVRRGDLTVIQYQRPSSGCLAYLIVAGGGEGREGDDGDDREALVVDPLRAFADRYVEDAAEMGATLRFAVDTHVHADHVSGVRAVREATGGDAEVVLPAGATVRGLEFDATLLADGDVLRMGDAEVSAIHAPGHTSELTCLRLHRDDPDAADVLFTGDALFLNGVGRPDLEEGDDGARDLAERAYDTLHDRLLALPEDTLVAPGHFADPADARGDTYAAPLSALRDLDVLGLDRAAFVDRVASSLPPRPANFERIVATNLGVESMDDGEAFEAELGPNNCAVG; encoded by the coding sequence ATGACCGACGGTTCAGATTCCGCCGCTCGCGACGCAGCCGACGCGGGATCGCTCGGCGGCGACCCCGGCGGCGAACTCGGGCCGGCGGCGCTCGCGCGCCTGCTTCGCGACGGCGAGCCGGTGTCCGTGCTGGACGTGCGCGACCGCCCCGAGTTCGAGGCGTGGCACGTCGACGGCCGCTCGGTGACGGCGAGACACGTCCCGCACGTGAAGTTCGTCGCCGCGGCCGCGACGGACGACGCGAGCGACCCGCTCCCCGACGACCTCCCCGAGCCGATCCTCGTCGTCTGCGGCCGGGGGAAAGCGAGCGCCGAGGTCGCGGGCGACCTCGCCGACGCCGGCGTCGACGCGGTGAACCTCGCCGGCGGCATGGACGCGTGGGCCGGGACGTACCTCGCGGAGCCGCTCGTCAGGCGAGGCGACCTGACCGTGATCCAGTACCAGCGTCCCTCCTCGGGCTGTCTCGCGTACCTGATCGTCGCCGGCGGCGGTGAGGGCCGCGAGGGCGACGACGGCGACGACCGCGAGGCGCTCGTCGTCGACCCGCTGCGCGCGTTCGCCGACCGCTACGTCGAGGACGCCGCCGAGATGGGTGCGACGCTCCGGTTCGCCGTCGACACGCACGTCCACGCGGATCACGTCAGCGGCGTCCGCGCGGTCCGGGAGGCGACCGGCGGCGACGCCGAGGTCGTGCTCCCGGCCGGCGCGACCGTTCGCGGCCTCGAGTTCGACGCGACGCTGTTGGCCGACGGCGACGTGCTCCGGATGGGCGACGCCGAGGTGTCGGCGATCCACGCCCCGGGACACACGAGCGAATTGACCTGCCTGCGGCTCCACCGCGACGACCCCGACGCGGCTGACGTGCTGTTCACCGGCGACGCGCTGTTCCTGAACGGCGTCGGCCGGCCGGACCTGGAGGAGGGCGACGACGGCGCGCGCGACCTCGCCGAACGGGCGTACGACACGCTCCACGACCGGCTGCTCGCGCTCCCCGAGGACACCCTCGTCGCGCCGGGGCACTTCGCCGACCCCGCCGACGCCCGCGGCGACACGTACGCCGCGCCGCTTTCGGCGCTGCGCGACCTCGACGTGCTCGGCCTCGACCGCGCGGCGTTCGTCGACCGCGTCGCGTCGTCGCTGCCGCCGCGCCCGGCCAACTTCGAGCGGATCGTCGCGACGAACCTCGGGGTCGAGTCGATGGACGACGGGGAGGCGTTCGAGGCCGAGTTGGGCCCGAACAACTGCGCGGTCGGGTAG
- a CDS encoding aminoglycoside N(3)-acetyltransferase — protein sequence MSEREVVERTEAPLTTDGLRADLRDLGVRPGETALVHSSLSAIGWVAGGVPTVVDALLGAVTEDGTLAVPTHSTQLSDPADWENPPVPDDWIETIRAEGAPYRPELTPTRGMGAIPECLRDYPGARRSRHPTTSFAAWGAHAEAVTADHAYDSPMGEDSPLARLYERDALIVRVGVDANTSLHLAEYRADYGGDPETNGGPVLVDGEREWVEFTEPESRDDFREIEAAFEAEHGSEVWRGRVGDAEATICRMRPLVDFAAEWMEANR from the coding sequence ATGAGCGAACGCGAGGTCGTCGAGCGCACCGAGGCGCCGCTGACGACCGACGGGCTGCGGGCGGACCTGCGTGATCTGGGCGTGAGGCCCGGCGAAACCGCCCTCGTCCACTCGTCGCTGTCGGCGATCGGGTGGGTCGCCGGCGGCGTGCCGACGGTCGTCGACGCGTTGCTCGGCGCGGTGACGGAGGACGGAACCCTCGCGGTTCCGACACACTCGACGCAACTGTCGGACCCGGCCGACTGGGAGAACCCGCCCGTTCCCGACGACTGGATCGAGACGATCCGCGCGGAGGGGGCGCCGTACCGGCCCGAACTGACGCCGACGCGGGGGATGGGCGCGATCCCGGAATGCCTGCGCGACTACCCCGGCGCACGCCGCAGCCGCCATCCGACCACGTCCTTCGCCGCGTGGGGAGCCCATGCCGAGGCGGTGACGGCGGATCACGCGTACGACTCGCCGATGGGGGAGGACTCGCCGCTGGCGCGGCTGTACGAGCGCGACGCGCTGATCGTCAGGGTCGGCGTCGACGCGAACACGTCCCTCCATCTCGCGGAGTACCGCGCCGACTACGGCGGGGACCCCGAGACGAACGGCGGGCCGGTGCTCGTCGACGGCGAGCGCGAGTGGGTCGAGTTCACCGAGCCCGAGTCGCGCGACGACTTCCGGGAGATCGAGGCGGCGTTCGAGGCCGAACACGGGTCGGAGGTGTGGCGGGGCCGCGTCGGCGATGCGGAGGCGACGATCTGTCGGATGCGACCGCTGGTCGACTTCGCGGCCGAGTGGATGGAGGCGAACCGCTAG
- a CDS encoding ATP-binding protein, whose protein sequence is MIRDRGVRLFPAALAAAVLGLAIGHVLLDEDPYPIELAEASILLVFAGVLAFVAVRVRREQLPSERVARLVATSLGAGVVVGGLSAVYAVSRHASGEPVTEGWLVLSIGWSLGTSSGGLVGYYVERVRAERAAQEQLTGRLTVLQRVLRHNIRNEVSIIRGVADSAAESTDQADVESDLRTLIDHVDRVHELSEKAQTLADLWNADESVETDLATVAREEVRRFHETHPEIDLRASIPEHAAAVVHPSAGTAIRETLDNAVRHNDDAVDITLTVAEEGKWTTVTVVDDGSDIPSEELDALAKLQEFPLKHVSGLGLWVIYWVVELSDGRLTIENRDPRGVRVELRFRSRRHARRDRNGAREAGP, encoded by the coding sequence GTGATACGGGATCGAGGCGTCCGGCTGTTCCCCGCGGCGCTGGCGGCGGCGGTCCTCGGTCTCGCGATCGGACACGTTCTGCTCGACGAGGACCCGTACCCGATAGAACTCGCGGAGGCGTCGATCCTCCTGGTGTTCGCCGGCGTGCTCGCGTTCGTCGCCGTTCGCGTCCGTCGCGAGCAGCTCCCGAGCGAGCGCGTGGCCCGACTCGTCGCGACGAGCCTCGGTGCCGGCGTCGTCGTCGGCGGGCTGTCCGCGGTGTACGCCGTCTCCCGCCACGCCAGCGGCGAGCCCGTCACGGAGGGGTGGTTGGTCCTCTCGATCGGCTGGAGCCTGGGGACGAGTTCGGGCGGGCTCGTCGGCTACTACGTCGAACGGGTTCGTGCCGAGCGAGCCGCCCAAGAGCAGTTGACCGGACGGCTCACCGTCCTCCAGCGGGTCCTCCGACACAACATCCGCAACGAGGTGAGCATCATTCGGGGGGTCGCCGATTCGGCCGCGGAGTCGACGGACCAGGCCGATGTCGAGTCGGACCTTCGGACGCTGATCGACCACGTCGACCGGGTCCACGAGCTCTCCGAGAAGGCGCAGACGCTCGCGGACCTGTGGAACGCCGACGAGTCCGTCGAGACGGACCTGGCGACCGTCGCGCGCGAGGAGGTGCGCCGCTTTCACGAGACGCACCCCGAGATCGATCTCCGCGCGTCGATCCCGGAACACGCCGCCGCCGTCGTCCACCCGTCGGCGGGGACGGCGATCCGCGAGACGCTCGATAACGCCGTCCGTCACAACGACGACGCGGTCGACATCACCCTCACCGTCGCCGAGGAGGGGAAGTGGACGACCGTGACGGTCGTCGACGACGGCTCGGACATCCCGAGCGAGGAGCTCGACGCGCTCGCGAAGCTGCAGGAGTTCCCGCTCAAGCACGTCAGCGGACTGGGGCTGTGGGTCATCTACTGGGTCGTGGAGCTCTCGGACGGCCGGCTGACCATCGAGAACCGCGACCCTCGGGGGGTCCGCGTCGAGCTACGGTTCCGATCGCGGCGGCACGCTCGCCGGGACCGAAACGGCGCCCGGGAGGCCGGACCCTAG
- a CDS encoding 2Fe-2S iron-sulfur cluster-binding protein: MAEYTVEFVGTGETIEVSDKQTILNACIEEGIAQEYSCRVGMCLACTAEIVEGEVAQQAAVARALTEEEAEDYALTCMARAQSDLKLDRGKYPPSIEDDAAATAGAAADDD; encoded by the coding sequence ATGGCCGAGTACACCGTGGAGTTCGTCGGCACCGGCGAGACCATCGAGGTGTCCGACAAGCAGACGATCCTGAACGCCTGCATCGAGGAGGGCATCGCGCAGGAGTACTCCTGCCGGGTCGGGATGTGTCTGGCGTGCACCGCCGAGATCGTCGAGGGGGAGGTGGCCCAGCAGGCGGCCGTCGCCCGCGCGCTCACCGAGGAGGAAGCCGAGGACTACGCGCTCACCTGCATGGCGCGCGCGCAGTCGGACCTGAAGCTCGACCGCGGCAAGTACCCGCCGAGCATCGAGGACGACGCCGCCGCGACGGCCGGCGCCGCCGCTGACGACGACTGA
- a CDS encoding enoyl-CoA hydratase/isomerase family protein: MADTTKFSDGTVRLERDDEGVARVVLNDPDRRNALSVAMTDGIEAAIDDLEGGDTRCVVFEGEGPAFCAGGDIDSMLDRQESQEPVDHAVRHVIQEIGRCVKRVYECEFPTVAKIDGAAFGAGANLAIACDVTALHEDAQIGFGFREVGLAVDSGTSYLLPRLVGENVAKELVYTGELLSAERAEELGVVNHAVGDDEFEARVSMLVDRIASGPTVALRTSKRLLRSEFATLGEAIEHEAGAQATVFDTHDHAEGVDAFTEKRQPEFEGR; the protein is encoded by the coding sequence ATGGCCGACACGACGAAGTTCTCCGACGGCACCGTCCGACTCGAACGCGACGACGAGGGAGTCGCGCGCGTCGTCCTGAACGACCCCGACCGACGAAACGCGCTGTCGGTCGCGATGACCGACGGGATCGAGGCGGCGATCGACGACCTGGAGGGCGGCGACACCCGCTGTGTCGTGTTCGAGGGCGAGGGACCGGCGTTCTGTGCCGGCGGCGACATCGACTCGATGCTCGACCGCCAGGAGTCACAGGAGCCGGTGGACCACGCGGTGCGCCACGTGATCCAGGAGATCGGTCGGTGCGTGAAGCGGGTGTACGAGTGCGAGTTCCCGACGGTGGCGAAGATCGACGGCGCCGCGTTCGGCGCGGGGGCGAACCTCGCCATCGCCTGCGACGTGACCGCGCTCCACGAGGACGCCCAGATCGGCTTCGGCTTCCGCGAGGTCGGCCTCGCGGTCGACTCGGGCACCTCCTATCTCCTGCCGCGCCTCGTCGGCGAGAACGTCGCGAAGGAGCTCGTCTACACCGGCGAGCTGTTGAGCGCCGAGCGCGCCGAGGAGCTCGGCGTCGTGAACCACGCCGTCGGCGACGACGAGTTCGAGGCCCGCGTCTCGATGCTGGTCGATCGGATCGCCTCGGGGCCGACGGTCGCGCTGCGAACGTCGAAGCGTCTGCTGCGCTCGGAGTTCGCGACGCTGGGGGAGGCGATCGAACACGAAGCCGGCGCGCAGGCGACCGTCTTCGACACGCACGACCACGCCGAGGGGGTCGACGCGTTCACCGAGAAGCGCCAGCCGGAGTTCGAGGGGCGGTAG